AATAAAACAATCGAAACTACAACGTGAAACAAGATTATAAACTCCATTTCCAGGATCAAAATCGACAGTATCCTGAAACACTCCTGCTACAAATATATTCCCGTATAAGTCAACTGATATATCATTTCCTTCATCATTATAGTTTCCTCCAATAGTTTCTGCCCATAAAAAACTTCCATCCATATCTAATTTCAAAATAAAAATATCCCATTTCCCAGCTGAGATAAGTTGATGAGCTTTATCATCCAGATTAAAATCGACTGTATCTTCAAAAAATCCGGTTATATAGATATAACCACTTTCATCAATATATATAGATGATCCGACATCTGATTCACATCCTCCAATACTTTTTGCCCATTCAAAACTACCATAAGAATCTAATTTCAGAATAAAAATATCAGATTTTCCATTCGATGAAAGCTCACAAACTCCATCTCCAATGTCAAAATCAATAGTCTCTCTGAAATATCCTGTTAAATATGTATTTCCTTCTGAATCCGTTGTTACTGAATAGCCATTATCAGTGTCTTCTCCACCTATGCCTTTTGCCCATTCCAAATGAGGTTGACATAAAAGATTTGAACTAATGAAGAATAGAATAATTACTTGTAATCTGATTGTGTTTTTCATAACATAAATACTTATAAATAGATATCTTACAAACCCAAAACCCTCACCACAATCTCAGCAATATCAAGCACTTTAATTTCATGTTCCTTTTCCTTAACTTTCAGCCCGTCTTCCATCATTGTCATGCATAAGGGGCAGGCTGTTGCTATGATTTCTGCTTTTGTTTCAAGGGCTTGTTCAGTGCGTAGTTCGTAAATTTCTTTATCTCCTGCTTCGGTTTCTTTAAACATTTGAGCACCACCGGCACCACAGCATAATGCGCGGCTTTTGTTCGGTTCAATTTCAGAAAAATTCACTCCAATTTTATTTATAATAAAGCGGGGTGCTTCATACTCTTTATTTCCTCTTCCCAAATAGCAAGGGTCGTGATATGTGATTTTTTTTGATTTAAAATCGCCGGCTTCGATTTTTAGTTGCCCGCTCTCAATCAGTTGTTTAATAAATTGTGTGTGATGAACAACCTCATAATTCCCACCAAGATCCGGATATTCATTTTTTAATGTATTAAAATCGTGAGGGTCGCAAGTAACAATTTTTTTCAGTTCGTAGGCATTCAATAGCTCAATATTTTGCATTGCTTGCATTTGAAATAAAAACTCGTTGCCAGAACGCTTTGCAGCATCGCCGGTATCAGTTTCTTCTGTTCCGAGAACTGCATAATTTATTTTGCAAAATTCTAAAATCTTGACGAAATCACGTGTTATTTTTTTAGCTCTATCGTCGAAACTTCCTGCCGATCCAACCCAAAACAGAATATCAACTTTTTTTCCTTCTACAGAAATATCAGCCATTGTTGGAACAATAATTTTTCTCTTATTTGCCATGATTTTTTAATTTTTGATTTTTAATTGCCAAAATTCAAATTTCTAAATTTCAATTTTCAATATAAAGTTCGTCAGCCCATTTCAGTCTGTCGCTTGGCGGATATTGCCATGGAGCACCATTATTTTCAATATTGGTGGACATAGCATTTATTAGCGATGGTGCAGCCGATTCTTCCATGAAAATGTATCGTCGCAAATCGAGAATTAATGTAGGATGGTCAATATTTACAGGGCATTCCATAGCACAAGCATTGCAAGTAGTGCATGCCCACAATTCCTCAAACGAAATATAATCTCTGAACAAAGATTTACCATCGTCAAATTCTTTCCCA
The window above is part of the Bacteroidota bacterium genome. Proteins encoded here:
- a CDS encoding (Fe-S)-binding protein — its product is MANKRKIIVPTMADISVEGKKVDILFWVGSAGSFDDRAKKITRDFVKILEFCKINYAVLGTEETDTGDAAKRSGNEFLFQMQAMQNIELLNAYELKKIVTCDPHDFNTLKNEYPDLGGNYEVVHHTQFIKQLIESGQLKIEAGDFKSKKITYHDPCYLGRGNKEYEAPRFIINKIGVNFSEIEPNKSRALCCGAGGAQMFKETEAGDKEIYELRTEQALETKAEIIATACPLCMTMMEDGLKVKEKEHEIKVLDIAEIVVRVLGL